The Streptomyces sp. TLI_105 DNA segment GCGCGACCACGACGACGAGCGAGACCGCGCGGGAGGCGGCCATCGCGCGGACGGCGTGGATGAGCATGGGGGTGCCGTTCAGCGCGCGGAGCGCCTTGGGGGCGCCCGGGCCGAGGCGTACGCCCCGCCCTGCGGCCGGGATCACCACGGCGGTACGACGGGGACGCGCTTCGTCTGACATCGGTTGCACTCCGGCAGGTTTGTTTCCGCGGCCGACATGGGTATGGCCTTCACCGTGCCGGACGCTCCGCCTTGACCGGGCCCTTTCCGTGACGACGGTCGAGGCGTGGCCGCGTCGGCACAGGGGCTCGGACGTGGAGAAGTTCAGGGGGTGCGGGTTACTGCAGCGGTGCGGTCACATGGACGAGCCGCATACGTACGCGAACATGCCGCAGCGCCCGGCGACAGCACTGTGTGGATCACAGTACGCCAGCGGGCACCGCGGCATCGCTCACTACTTCGCTACTTCACCGTGCTTCACCGCGGAGTCGCGGCTCAGGACGCGAGGACCTCGTCGAGGAGAGCCTCGGCCTTGTCCTCGTTCGTGTTCTCCGCGAGGGCCAGCTCGCTCACCAGAATCTGCCGAGCCTTGGCGAGCATGCGCTTCTCACCTGCGGAAAGTCCGCGCTCGCGCTCACGACGCCACAGGTCGCGCACCACTTCGGCGACCTTGATGACATCGCCCGAGGCGAGCTTTTCGAGATTTGCCTTGTAGCGACGGGACCAGTTCGTCGGCTCTTCGGCGTACGGCGCACGCAGCACCTCGAAGACCCGGTCCAGCCCGTCCTGACCGACCACGTCGCGAACACCGACGAACTCCGCATTGTCCGCCGGCACACGAACCGTCAGGTCGCCCTGCGCGACCTTGAGCACCAAGTAGGTCTTGTCCACGCCTTTGATCTGGCGAGTTTCGATGGCCTCGATCAGCGCGGCCCCGTGATGGGGATAGACCACGGTGTCGCCAACCTTGAACGTCATGTGACAGGTACCCCTTCCGTGGCTATCCAGGGTAACACGGATTCGGCTTCTTCTGAATGGCGTTTTCGCAGGTCAGGGCATATCTCGGGGCTTGACAACGGCGACACGGACGTGCTGCGGAGGGCTTCCGGAAGGCGGTATTCGCAGGTGGGAGCGGCTGCGTGGACGGAGAGAAACGCACACGTTACACACACCTGGAGACCCCCCAAGAAGGAGTGATGTCCCGTTTTGTCTGGTTCGGAGTGGCCTTCTTCACGTACTCCGTTCGAGGATCGCTCACCCGTACGGAGGCATGTGGGGGTGATTCCCGAAATTGATCAGTGGACATCAACCGACATCGGTGCGGGATTTTCCGCGGGAGCGGCTGCGGGGAATGCGGGGACGCCCCCGAATTGATCAAGGCGGTTATGTGAACAACAGGTCAATGGGTCGTGATCCAGCCACATGGGCGGGTTCGCGACGGACACGCGGGTGAGTGGGCGGCGAGCGCGCGGGCGGGTGGTGATCGAGCGCGGCGGCCGGTCGGCGGCGGGCGGCGGGAGGGCGCCGCGCGGGCGTCCCGGCAGCTCGCCGAGGACGGCTCTGACCGGTTAGGGGCGGGTCGGGTGCGGGACGCGGAGTGAGGCTCGGTAACCTAAGCGCGCTGACACACCCTTAGCTGTCCCTTGGTTCCCACGCCCGTCCGTACGTCCTAGGAGATGCCGCCGCCGTGAGCCGCAGCCTTCGACGCGGCGCCCTCGCCGCCACCGCCATCGTGTTCTCCGTCGCCGCGCTGTCCGCCTGTGGTGCGGGCAACGACGCGCAGACGCTGGAAGTACGCCCGGACAACGCCGCCGTCACGGTGGACGACGTCAAGATCCAGAACGCGCTGGTCGTCACCCAGCCCGAGCCCGGCGCCAAGGGCCCGGCCGTCGTCTCGGCCAGCGTCTTCAACAACGGCCGCCTGCCGCAGACCATCGACGCGATCACCCTGCCCGGCACGAAGGCCGTCGTGAAGCTGAAGGCGGCCGAGGGCACCGGCCCGATCACCGTCCCGGCCCACGGCTCCGTCCTGATCGGCGGCAAGGGCAACGCCTCCGCCGTCATCGAGAACGGCTCCGAGGCCGCCCGCAACGGCGACGCCCAGAAGGTCGTCTTCAAGCTGAGCAAGACCGGCGACGTCGCCCTGAACGCCTTCATCGTCCCGGCGACGAGCTACTTCAAGGACTTCGGCCCCGAGGCCGTCCCGGCCGCCCCGACCACCGCCCCGGCCGCCACGCCGACCTCCTCGGCGTCGCCCTCGGGCGAGGCCTCGCACGGCGCCGAGACCCCGGCGTCGGGCGAGCCGACGACCGCCGGCCACTGACGGCACGCAGTCACGCGCGAAGGGGCGCCCCCGGACGGGGGCGCCCCTTCGGCGTACTCGGAGGGCCGTCCACGACGGCTCGGGCCGCGCCCCGGCCGGACCTCGTCCGGCCCGCTCGGCCCCGGCCGGTCTACGGCTCGAACTTGTACCCCAGTCCCCGCACCGTCACGAGGTACCGCGGCGCGCCCGGGTCCGGCTCGATCTTGGCGCGGAGGCGCTTGACGTGGACGTCGAGGGTCTTGGTGTCGCCGACGTAGTCCGCGCCCCACACCCGGTCGATGAGCTGCATGCGGGTCAGCACGCGGCCCGCGTTGCGCAGCAGCATCTCCAGGAGGTCGAACTCCTTCAGCGGCAGGTCGACCTTGCCTCCGGAGACCGTCACCACGTGACGGTCGACGTCCATGCGGACCGGGCCGGCCTCCAGGGCCGCCGGGGTGACCTCCTCCGGCTCCCCGCGGCGGCGCAGCACCGCGCGGATGCGGGCGACCAGCTCCCGCGAGGAGAAGGGCTTGGTCACGTAGTCGTCGGCTCCTATCTCCAGGCCGACGACCTTGTCGATCTCGCTGTCCTTGGCGGTCACCATGATCACCGGGACGTTCGAGCGGCCGCGCAGCTGGCGGCACACCTCGGTGCCGGGCAGGCCCGGAAGCATCAGGTCGAGGAGCACGAGGTCGGCTCCGTTGCGCTCGAACTCGTCGAGGCCGTCGGGCCCGGTCGCCGCGACGGCGACCTCGAAGCCCTCTTTGCGGAGCATGTACGACAGGGCGTCGCTGAAGGATTCCTCATCCTCGACGACGAGCACTCGGGTCACGGAAGGACCTCCGGGGCGTGAAGCGGTTCGGTCATGAGATCGGGGGTGGGCGAAGAGGCGGGACGGCGGTCCCGTACGGCGCCCGCCTCGGGCAGCCGCAAGGTGAAGGTGGAGCCCTGACCCTCGGTGCTCCAGACGGTGACCTCCCCGCCGTGGGAGGCGGCCACGTGCTTGACGATGGCCAGGCCGAGCCCCGTACCGCCGGTGGCACGGGAGCGGGCCGGGTCGACGCGGTAGAAGCGCTCGAAGACGCGCTCCTTGTCCTTGTCGGGGATGCCGATGCCCTGGTCGGTGACGGCTATCTCGATCACGTCTCCGGCGGGCGCGGCGACACGACGGGCGGCGATGCCCACCCTCGTACGGGCCGGTGAGTAGTTGACGGCGTTCTCGACGAGGTTGCCGAGGGCCGCGGCGAGCTGGCCCCGGCTGCCCCACACGTGCAGGCCGGCGGCACCGCCGGAGACCATGCTGATCTGCTTGGTGGAGGCGGGCTGCCGGGAGCGGTCGATCGCCTCGGCGACGAGCTCGTCCACGGAGACCGGCTCGGAGTCGTCCAGCGGGTCGTCGTTCTGCACGCGGGAGAGGTCGATGAGCTCCTGTACGAGGTTGGTGAGGCGGGTCGCCTCGATCTGCATCCGGCCGGCGAAGCGGGTGACCGCCTCGGGGTCGTCCGAGGCGTCCATGACCGCCTCGGAGAGCAGGGAGAGCGCGCCGACGGGGGTCTTGAGCTCATGGCTCACGTTGGCGACGAAGTCGCGTCGTACCGCTTCGATACGACGGGCCTCGGTGAGGTCCTCGACCAGGAGCAGCACGAGCCGCGAGCCCAGCGGGGCGACCCGGGCGGAGACGGCGAGGGCCTCGCCGCGTCCGTTGCCACGCCGGGCCAGGTCCAGCTCCACCTGCCGTATCTCTCCGTCGCGGCGGGTGTCGCGGGCCATGTTGAGCATGGGTTCGACGGCCAGTTTGCCGCCGCGGACCAGGCCGAGTGCGTACGCCGCCGAGCTGGCCTTCACCACGGAGTCGCTCTCGTCGAGGACGACCGCGGAGGAGCGCAGCACGGACAGCACGGTGTCGACGCCGGGCGGGAGCACGGCATCGGTATGCAGGGAGGAGCGGGTGGGGCGCGCGTGGTCGCGCTCGCTCCAGCGGAACGCCAGCATGGCGATCACGCCGGTACACACGCCGGCGATCGCTGCCAATGCGGCGACCGCCGCGTTCACGTCCATGTCCCCAAGGTTATGCGGGGTCACGGACACTCTCCCAGCCGTCCGAGTGGCTGCTCGAACAGTCGTCGCCCAGAGTTCACCGAGGAGATGCGGGTGGTTCATTTGCCCTGGCGACCGGGGTGGCGTGCGTCGCCCAGAGTTCACCTGGGGGAAAGTACCGGTTCACATCAGGGGGTGGAACCGGACGCACAGGGGGCCGAACGTGGGAGCGTGGGGGTCCGAAGCCCCACCCGGACCCCGGAGTTTTGCGTAGAGAGGGACATCCATGCGGGACGCGTACCACGAGGAACTGGACTCGATCGGCGAGGGCCTGGTCGAGATGGCCCGGCTGGTCGGGTCGGCGATCGGGCGCGCCACGACGGCGATGCTCGACGCGGATCTCAAGCTCGCGGAGAGCGTGATCGCGGCGGACCAGAAGGTCGACGACCTCCAGCACGACCTGGAGGCGCGGGCGATAGCGCTGCTGGCCCGGCAGCAGCCGGTGGCGACGGACCTGCGGATCGTGGTGACCTCGCTGCGGATGAGCGCCGACCTGGAGCGCTCCGGCGACCTGGCGCAGCACGTGGCGAAGCTGGCGCGGCTGCGGTTCCCGGACACGGCGGTGCCGCGGGACCTGCACGCGACCATCCTGGAGATGGGGCAGCTGGCGCAGCGCCTGATGGCGAAGGCGGCGGAGGTCATCATCACGAAGGACGTCGACCTGGCGCTCCAGCTGGAGCAGGACGACGACGAGATGGACCTGCTGCACCGGGCGCTCTTCCAGCACCTGATGGACGACCGCTGGAAGCACGGCATCGAGACGGCCGTGGACGTGACGCTGCTCGGCCGGTACTACGAGCGGTTCGCGGACCACGCGGTGTCGGTGGCGAAGCGCGTCGTGTACCTGGTGACGGGTGAGCACGCGGACGAGCTGCAGGCGGCGGACGCGCCGGTGGAGGGCGCGTAGGGCCTGTCCGGCGGGCGGGACCTACGCGCACGGGCGCCGATGCGCCGTTGATGCGCCGGTCCGAGTGGGCATGCAATGGGGGGAGGCGAAGCGCGCCTCGAAAGGGAGGGACCCCCATGGCCGAATCCCCCATGACGACCGAATCCGGGACGGAGGCGCCGCGTGAGGCGGTGTTCCTGCCCGTGCTCGGCGCCTGCGGCTGCGGCTCGGGCTGCGGCTGCGGCTGCCAGTCGGGCTCCCCGTGCCAGTGCGGGGGCTGCTCGGGCTGACCGATGAGGGGGTGGGGTGCGGGTGCCGCACCCCACCCCCTGCCCTTCCTACACGTCGAGCACGCCGACGACCTGGCCGCCGCTGACCTCGCCGGTCGTACGGAACCCCAGCCGGTCGTAGAAGGCGCCGGGCCCGTCCTCACCGGGCTCCCAGGTCACGTAGAACCGCCGCTCGCCGCGCCGGCGCAGCTCGTCGCGCACGGCTTCGACGGCGAAGCGCCCGTACCCCTTGCTCTGTGCGTCGGCCGCGATGTTGAGCCGCCAGAGGCCGCTGCGCCGGTCGTCCGGGTCCCGCTCCTCGTTCCACGGGATGTCGAGGAAGGCCATCAGGAAGCCGACGAGCTCGTCGCCGTCGAAGATCAGCCGCGGCCAGGCGTTCTCCCCGAAGGCGTAGGCCTCCGCGAGGGAGCGCACGACGGGGGCGACGTTGTGCTCCTGATGGGGGTGGACGCGCAGTGCGAGTGCGGCGTCGACGGTGGCGGGGGTGACCTGCTCCAGGCGGAGTGACGTGCTCATGCGGTGGACGGTAGCGAGTCCTCCCGGTGTCCGCGCGCGAATACCCGGAGGCGGACGCGCGCGGTCCCGACGAGCGAGGGGCCCGCTAGAGCCCGTCTTTCGGATCAGGCCCTACGAGCCCGGCCTGATCCGAAAACACCCCCTAGGGCTGGAAGAACATCACCGAACGCAGCTTCAGCCGGTCACTGGCCGGGCGGCCGTGGGGGCGGAGGGTCCAGGAGTCGCCCGAGCAGTCGGTCCCCGTGAAGACCATCGCGTACTCGTCCGTGTCGTTGTGCGGCGCGAAGGCGGGCTCGGAGGCGTCCGGGTCGGCGGCCTCGGCGATCGTGATGCACTCGCCGCTCGCCGGGTCGTGCAGCGCGATCCACTCCTGGGCGCCGGTGATCCCGACGAACCGGTAGCTGAAGTCGCCGGTGGCGGCGTGGGCGGGGGAGGCCAGGGCGGCGGTGAGGGCGAGTGCGCCGCAGACGGCGGCGACGGAGTGGCGGAGACGCACGGGGTTCTCGTTTCGACGGAGACGACCAAGGTCACCCCACCCCTAACCCTGGCCCCCGCTCCATAAGCGGCGCACCGCGGCCGGAAGGTTTCGCCCTCACCCGTCCGGCGCAAGGACGGGGCGGGGCCTACGGGGTGAAGACCTCTTCGAGACGGTGGATCGCCCCGTCGTCCCCGGTCTCGTACCGGAAGACGAGCCCCGAGTCGGGGTGGGCCTTCACCCAGTCGATCAGCTCCTGCACGCCGATCCGCTGGTTCTCGGCGCTGGTGACGATCGGGTTGGTGGCGGTGACGTACGCGGCCTGGTCGAGGGCCCAGCGGCTCTCCTCGCCGGTGACGACGAACGGCCCCCCGTCGGAGTCGGGCGACCCGCAGCCCCAGGCCCCGTGCTGGATGACGAGGTTCACCTTGCCGGTGCTGCCGTCGAGCTCCTCGATCCGGTAGAGGGCGAACTCGTCGGGGTCGACGTCGTCGGGCCCGGGCGTCGAGTCGACACAGGTGGGTGCGGGCGCGGCGGGCTTGGGCTTCGGCGCGGGCTCGGAGGTCTTCGGGGAGGCCGGCTTCTTCACCGCCGGAGCGGCGGTCGGCGCGTCGGTGGGGACGGCGGTCGGCGTGCCGCCCCCACCCGATCCGGCCGGTCCGGGAGCGGCGGTGCTCGTGGCGGGCGCGCTCGGCGCGGCACCACCGGCGGCGGCACCGCCCTGCTGGCATCCGGTGAGCACGACGGCGAGCGCGCCGGCGGCGAGCGCGAGGACGACGGGTCTGAGACGGTCGGCGTTCATAGGGAGGTCCCCCTCTTCACGGGCGACACCCACACGGCCGCCCCTGCGGGGAACGTAGCAACGCCCAACCCCCGGGCACAGCGCCCCACCTCGCGATGTCACACACCTGGTACACCCCCAGAACACCCGCAGAACACGACGAACCCCCGCCTGCCGAAGACCGGCGAGCGGGGGGTGAGGTGTGCGCGAGGCGTCGTGGGTTCACACTGACGGGCCCACAGACGGCCCCAGCCCGCGAAGAAGCCCCCTGCCGGCGGAGAAACCGCGGGCAGGGGGCTCTTTCGTGGGGCAGCGTTACTTCTTGCCCTGGTTCTTGACGGCCTCGATGGCGGCCGCCGCGGCCTCCGGGTCGAGGTAGGTGCCGCCCGGGTTGAGGGGCTTGAAGTTCTCGTCCAGCTCGTAGGAGAGCGGGATGCCCGTCGGGATGTTGAGGCCCGCGATGTCGGCGTCCGAGATGCCGTCCAGGTGCTTCACCAGGGCGCGGAGGCTGTTGCCGTGGGCGGCGACCAGGACCGTGCGGCCGGCGAGGAGGTCCGGGACGATGTTGTCGTACCAGTACGGGAGCATCCGCTCGACGACGTCCTTGAGGCACTCGGTCTGCGGGCGCAGCTCCGGCGGGATCGTCTGGTAGCGGGCGTCGTGGGCCTGCGAGTACTCGCTGTCGTCGGACAGGGCCGGCGGCGGGGTGTCGTACGAGCGGCGCCACAGCATGAACTGCTCCTCGCCGAACTCGGCGAGCGTCTGGGCCTTGTCCTTGCCCTGCAGGGCGCCGTAGTGGCGCTCGTTGAGGCGCCACGAGCGGTTGACCGGGATCCAGTGGCGGTCGGCGGCCTCGAGGGCGAGCTGCGCCGTGCGGATGGCGCGCTTCTGGAGGGAGGTGTGCAGCACGTCGGGCAGCAGGCCGGCGTCCTTGAGCAGCTCGCCGCCGCGCGTCGCCTCCTTCTCGCCCTTGGCGGTGAGGTTCACGTCCACCCATCCGGTGAACAGGTTCTTCTCGTTCCACTCGCTCTCGCCGTGGCGGAGGAGGATCAGCTTGTACGGTGCGTCGGCCATGCGTACGAGCCTAATAGACCGCTGACGATTGACGCGCGTCGTCAATTCGCTGGCGTCCGACGTATGAGATGCGTAAGTTACGAGAGCCGGAAGCAGGGCTTACGTACAGCAGGGGGCCGCCACACATGTCCATCGATTCGCTCAGACGATCAGCCCGGGCGACGGTCTCCGGCCTTCCGCAGGGCTTCTGGTGGCTCTGGCTGTCGACCCTGGTCAACCGGACCGGCGCCTTCGTCCTGACCTTCCTCTCCCTCTACCTGACCGTCGAGCTCGGGCACTCCGCCTGGTTCGCCGGTCTCGTCGTCGCCCTCCACGGCCTCGGCGGCGTCGCCGGATCCCCGCTCGGCGGCATGCTCACCGACCGCTGGGGCCGCCGCCCCACCATGGTCTCCATGCACCTCGCGGCCGCCGCCTGCGCCGCCGCCCTCGCCGTCGTCACCAGCGCCTGGGCCATCGCCGCCGTCGTCCTCCTCATGGGCGTCGCCATGCAGGCCGTCCGCCCCTCCATCAACGCGACCATCGCCGACATGGTCCCCGCCCACGACGTGCGCCGGGCGTACGCCCTCAACTACTGGGCCCTCAACCTCGGCTTCGCCATCGCCTCCATCGGCGGCGGCGCCGCCGCCTTCCTCGGCTACCGCACCCTCTTCGTCGTGGACGCCGTCGCCACCACCCTCTGCGCCGTCATCGTCTTCCTCCGGCTCCCCGAGACCCGCCCCGAGGCCGCCGTCGGTCGGCAGGGCGAGCCGGTCGCCGAGCAGAAGGTCAGCATGCTCACCGTGCTGCGCGACGCGCCCTTCCGCACGCTCGTCCTCCTCAACCTCCTCGTCTGCCTGGTCTTCACCGCCCCCTGGATCGGCCTGCCGCTCACCATGGCGGACCAGGGCCTCTCCCCCTCCTCGTACGGCGTCGTCATCGCCGTCAACGGCATCGTGATCGTCGGCTTCCAGCTGCTCGTCAACAAGCTGACCGACAAGCGCTCCCCGGTCCTCCTGCTGACCCTCTCCGCCCTCCTCTTCGCCCTCGGCACCGGCGCCACCGCCCTCGCCGGCTCCCCCGTCGCCTTCGCCGCGACCGTGGTCGTCTGGACGGTCGGCGAGATGATCCACGTCCCGACGAACGCCGCCGCCACCGCCCGCCTCGCCCCCGAGCACGCCCGGGGCCGCTACCAGGGCGTGATGGGGATGTCCTGGGCCGTCGCCGGCTTCGTCGCCCCGATCGGCGCCGGCGCCATCGTCGACGGCCCCGGCCCCGACGTCCTGTGGGCCGCGACCACCGCGATCGGCGTCATCGCCGCCGTCGGCTACTTCACCCGACTGCGGAAGGCCCTCTCCGAGGAGGCCGGGGCGGAGATCGAGAAGGGGATCGAGGAGGAGACCGAGAAGGGCTCCGTGCCGGTCGTCCCCGTGGCCCAGGGCCCCGTGCCCTCCACCCCCGTCGCCGAGGGCGTCCCCGCCGAGGGCGCCGCGCCCTCCTCCGTCAGCGCCTGACCCCGTCCCCGTCGTCGTAGGCCGCCCACCCGGCCAGGGCGAACCCCGGCCCCTCCCTGCGCACTTCGGCGGCGCCCGCCCCGCCGAAGTGCGCGGGGACGACCAGCTCCCGCCCGTCCGCCGCCCGTTCGAGGATCCGGCGGCGGCTGGTCGCCGCCCCGGCCGCGTCCAGGCAGAAGCAGCTCGCGCGCGTCGGGTCCAGGATCTGCACGGGGCTGTGGAGGAGGTCGCCGACGAAGACCGCGCGGTCGGTCCCGGAGGCCAGCCGCAGCACGGCGGAGCCCGGCGTGTGACCGGCCGCCGACTCCAGGACGAGGTTCTCGTCGATGCGGTGGGACCCGTCCCAGAGCGTGATCAGACCGGCGCGGTGCACGGGCGCCACACTGTCCTCGTAGATCAGCCGGTCCTCCTCCCGGAGGCCGCCGCCGTACGCGTTCGCCGGGCCGAAGTGGAAGTCGTCGGCGGCCGGGAGGAGGTAGCAGGCGTTCGGGAACGTCGGCACCCACTCCCCCGCCCCTTCCGAGTACCGCGTGTTCCAGCCGACGTGGTCCGCGTGCAGGTGGGTGTTGACGACGACGTCCACCTCCTCGGGCCTGACGCCCGCCCGCTCCAGACGGCCGAGGAAGCCGTCCTGCCGCCGGTGGAAGTGCGGCGAGTGCGGCCGCTCCCGACCGTCGCCCACCCCGGTGTCGACCAGGACGGTCCGTCCCCCGCTGCGCAGCACCCAGGTCTGCAGCGCCATGACCGCGCTGTCGCTCTCCGGCGCCCAGTGATCCGGCGCCAGCCACTCCTCGTTGTCCTTCCACACCTCGGCCCCGGCGTCCGGCACAAGGGTGCGGGCGGGCGCGAACGGCCCCTGCCACTCGACGATCCGGATGATCTCGACGTCCCCCAGGACGATGCTCTGTGCGCTCTCGTTCGTCATGCGTCCGACAGTAGGGAGGGGCTGGTGAGCCTCTCAATGTTCCAGTCGATCCCCTGGATACGCGGGACGCTCACCGCCGCCGCCGGCGCTTCGGTACGCTCCCGGCCATGGACGTGGTGAGCGACGCGATCGCGGCCGTACGCGTCGGACGGCCGTCCTCGGACCGGGTGCGGGTCGGCGGACGCTGGTGCGCACGGTTCGACCCGTACGACGGGGCCGGCTTCCACGTCGTCCTCAGGGGCGGCTGCTGGCTGCTGCCCGACGGCGGCGAACCGGTCGCGCTCGGCGCGGGCGACGCGGTACTGCTGCCGCACGGCACCGGTCACGTCATCGCCGACGCCCCCGCCGACGCGGCGACGGTGGCCCGGGCGGTGCCCTTCGACCGGTGGGCCGACGGGAGCCTTCCGCGCCCGCCCCGGACGGCCGACCGCGGGCGCGAGGTCGAGATGCTCTGCGGCAAGTACCGGCTCGACCGCAGCCATGCGCACCCCCTGCTAGCGGAGCTCCCGCCGCTCGTGCACCTGCCGGCCCGACCCGACGGCGACCCCGAACTCAGGGCCGCCCTCACCCTCCTGGAGGGTGAGCTGGAGGAACAGCGGCCCGGCGCCTCCCTCGCGCTCCCCAGCCTGCTCGACCTGCTGTTCGTCTACATGGTCCGGTCCTGGATGGCCGGGAGCACGGCCGGAGCGTGGCCGGCGGTCCTGGGCGACCGGGTGGCCGCCGCCGCGCTGCGCGCGCTGCACGCCGACCCGGCCGCGCCCTGGACGGTCGACCGTCTCGCGGCCGAGGCGGGCGTCTCCCGCCCCACCCTGGCCCGCCGCTTCACCGCCCTGGTGGGCCGGCCCCCGATGGCGTACCTCGCCTGGTGGCGGCTGACCCGTGCCGCCGCGCTGCTCCGGGACACCGGGGACCCGCTGGCGACCGTCGCCCGCCGTGTGGGCTACGGCTCGCCGTACGCCCTGTCCCACGCCTTCCGCCGCGAGTTCGGCACGACGCCCGGGCGGTACCGGAACGGCCTCGTCACCCCCGGGGCGCGGGCTTCTGGGTCAGGTTCCTGAACGCGTCCAGGTTGCGGGTGGACTCGCCGCGGGAGACCCGCCACTCGTACTCCCGGCGGATCGCCGACGCGAAGCCCAGCTCCAGGAGCGTGTTGAAGTCGCCGTCCGCCGCCTCCAGGACCGAGCCGAGCAGCCGGTCCAGCTCCTCCGGCGTGACGGCGGAGAGCGGGAGCTTGCCGGCGAGGTAGACGTCGCCGAGGCCGTCGACCGCGTAACTCACGCCGTACAGCCTGAGGTTGCGCTCCAGGAGCCAGCGGTGGACGCCCGCCTCGTTCTCGTCCGGGTGCCGGATGACGAAGGCGTTCAGGGAGAGGGAGTGGCGGCCCACCCGGAGCGACAGGGTGGTGAACAGCTTGCGCGTGCCCGGGAGCTTCACGACGTACGAGCCGGGCTCCGGGGACTCCCAGTCCAGCTCGGCGTCGTTGAACGTGTCCTCGATGATCCGCCGAACGTCCTCAGCCATGGTGCGAGCGTACGCGACGGCGGTTCTCGCGCAGCCGGTGGTCGTGCATGGCGGCCGTGTACACGTCCGCCGTGCCCGAGGCCGCCGTGTCCCAGCCGAAGGAGCCCGCGTGCAGCGCCGCCGCCTCCCCCATCCGGGCCGACAGCGACGGGTCCGCCACGAACCGGCCGAGCGCCCGGGCGTAGTCCGCCGGGTCGTGCCCCTGCACGAGGAGACCGGTCACCTCGTCCCGTACGGCCACGGGCAGACCGCCGACCGCCGCCGCGACGACCGGGGTGCCGGCCGCCTGCGCCTCGATCGCGACCAGGCCGAAGGACTCGCTGTACGAGGGCATGACGAGGACGCTCGCCGCGCGGAACCAGTCGGCGAGCCGGTCCTGCCCCACCGGCGGGTGGAAGCGCACGACGTCCGAGATCCCGAGCTTGGCGGCCAGCTTCTGCAGCTGCTCCGGCTTGGCCAGGCCGCTGCCGCTCGGCCCGCCGACCACCGGGACGACCATCCGGGAGCGGAGGGAGGGGTCCTGCTCCAGGAGCCGGGCGGCGGCGCTGAGCAGGATGTCCGGGGCCTTCAGCGGCTGTATCCGGCCGGCGAAGACGGGGATGAACGCGTCCTGCGGCAGCCCGAGCCGGGCGCGGGCCGCGGCGCGCCCGTCGGCGGGGCGGAAGCGGTCGAGGTTGACGCCCGGGTGCACGACCGCGATCTTGCCGGGGTCGGCCTCGTAGAAGCGGGCGAGCTCGTCGGCCTCCTCCGCGGTGTTGGCGATCAGCCGGTCCGCGGCGGCGACGATCTGCGTCTCGCCGATCACCCGGGCCGCGGGCTCGGGCGTGTCGCCCTCGGCGAGCGCGGCGTTCTTGACCTTCGCCATGGTGTGCATGGCGTGGACGAGCGGGACGCCCCAGCGCTCGGCGGCGAGCCAGCCGACGTGGCCGGAGAGCCAGTAGTGGGAGTGCACCAGGTCGTAGTGGCCGGGGCGGTGGCCCGCCCACGCCTGCATCACGCCGTGCGTGAAGGCGCAGAGCTGCGCCGGCAGCTCCTCCTTGGCCAGACCCTCGTACGGGCCGGCGTCCACGTGCCGTACGAGCACGCCCGGCGTCAGCTCGACGACCGGCGGGAGGCCGCCGGTGGTGGCCCGGGTGAAGATCTCCACCTCGATGTCGATGGCCGCGAGCCGCTTGGCCAGCTCGACGATGTACACGTTCATGCCGCCCGCGTCACCCGTGCCGGGCTGGTGCAGCGGCGAGGTGTGGACGCTGAGCATGGCCACGCGCCGGGGGGTGCGGTGCCGGCCGGGGAGCCGGAGCCTGGTCGGCGCCGGGTGCCGGTGCCGGGTACCGGCGAACCGGGACACGTACTGGCTCACGTCGGCGGTCCTTC contains these protein-coding regions:
- a CDS encoding MFS transporter, with protein sequence MSIDSLRRSARATVSGLPQGFWWLWLSTLVNRTGAFVLTFLSLYLTVELGHSAWFAGLVVALHGLGGVAGSPLGGMLTDRWGRRPTMVSMHLAAAACAAALAVVTSAWAIAAVVLLMGVAMQAVRPSINATIADMVPAHDVRRAYALNYWALNLGFAIASIGGGAAAFLGYRTLFVVDAVATTLCAVIVFLRLPETRPEAAVGRQGEPVAEQKVSMLTVLRDAPFRTLVLLNLLVCLVFTAPWIGLPLTMADQGLSPSSYGVVIAVNGIVIVGFQLLVNKLTDKRSPVLLLTLSALLFALGTGATALAGSPVAFAATVVVWTVGEMIHVPTNAAATARLAPEHARGRYQGVMGMSWAVAGFVAPIGAGAIVDGPGPDVLWAATTAIGVIAAVGYFTRLRKALSEEAGAEIEKGIEEETEKGSVPVVPVAQGPVPSTPVAEGVPAEGAAPSSVSA
- a CDS encoding MBL fold metallo-hydrolase; this encodes MTNESAQSIVLGDVEIIRIVEWQGPFAPARTLVPDAGAEVWKDNEEWLAPDHWAPESDSAVMALQTWVLRSGGRTVLVDTGVGDGRERPHSPHFHRRQDGFLGRLERAGVRPEEVDVVVNTHLHADHVGWNTRYSEGAGEWVPTFPNACYLLPAADDFHFGPANAYGGGLREEDRLIYEDSVAPVHRAGLITLWDGSHRIDENLVLESAAGHTPGSAVLRLASGTDRAVFVGDLLHSPVQILDPTRASCFCLDAAGAATSRRRILERAADGRELVVPAHFGGAGAAEVRREGPGFALAGWAAYDDGDGVRR
- a CDS encoding YbjN domain-containing protein, whose translation is MAEDVRRIIEDTFNDAELDWESPEPGSYVVKLPGTRKLFTTLSLRVGRHSLSLNAFVIRHPDENEAGVHRWLLERNLRLYGVSYAVDGLGDVYLAGKLPLSAVTPEELDRLLGSVLEAADGDFNTLLELGFASAIRREYEWRVSRGESTRNLDAFRNLTQKPAPRG
- a CDS encoding AraC family transcriptional regulator gives rise to the protein MDVVSDAIAAVRVGRPSSDRVRVGGRWCARFDPYDGAGFHVVLRGGCWLLPDGGEPVALGAGDAVLLPHGTGHVIADAPADAATVARAVPFDRWADGSLPRPPRTADRGREVEMLCGKYRLDRSHAHPLLAELPPLVHLPARPDGDPELRAALTLLEGELEEQRPGASLALPSLLDLLFVYMVRSWMAGSTAGAWPAVLGDRVAAAALRALHADPAAPWTVDRLAAEAGVSRPTLARRFTALVGRPPMAYLAWWRLTRAAALLRDTGDPLATVARRVGYGSPYALSHAFRREFGTTPGRYRNGLVTPGARASGSGS
- the mshA gene encoding D-inositol-3-phosphate glycosyltransferase, producing the protein MSQYVSRFAGTRHRHPAPTRLRLPGRHRTPRRVAMLSVHTSPLHQPGTGDAGGMNVYIVELAKRLAAIDIEVEIFTRATTGGLPPVVELTPGVLVRHVDAGPYEGLAKEELPAQLCAFTHGVMQAWAGHRPGHYDLVHSHYWLSGHVGWLAAERWGVPLVHAMHTMAKVKNAALAEGDTPEPAARVIGETQIVAAADRLIANTAEEADELARFYEADPGKIAVVHPGVNLDRFRPADGRAAARARLGLPQDAFIPVFAGRIQPLKAPDILLSAAARLLEQDPSLRSRMVVPVVGGPSGSGLAKPEQLQKLAAKLGISDVVRFHPPVGQDRLADWFRAASVLVMPSYSESFGLVAIEAQAAGTPVVAAAVGGLPVAVRDEVTGLLVQGHDPADYARALGRFVADPSLSARMGEAAALHAGSFGWDTAASGTADVYTAAMHDHRLRENRRRVRSHHG